In Alteromonas mediterranea DE, a single genomic region encodes these proteins:
- a CDS encoding alpha/beta hydrolase, producing MTTVVFSHGKESGPWGSKITTLSNVANDMGFGVESIDYQDLDCPEARLERLKETIAEKCNDVVLVGSSMGGYVSLAAASQISARGVFLMAPALYLPNYKVQRFPYDGYVSLVHGWNDEIVPIENSLKYARHQKAQLLLLNDGHRLANSKSVISPFFRNWLEKFRY from the coding sequence ATGACCACAGTTGTTTTTTCTCACGGCAAAGAAAGCGGTCCATGGGGCAGTAAAATAACCACGCTTTCTAATGTAGCGAACGATATGGGCTTTGGTGTAGAGAGTATCGATTATCAAGATCTCGATTGCCCCGAAGCCCGCTTAGAGCGCCTAAAAGAGACCATTGCTGAAAAGTGTAATGACGTTGTTTTAGTGGGCTCGAGCATGGGCGGCTATGTTTCACTCGCCGCGGCGAGCCAAATATCGGCGAGAGGTGTCTTCCTTATGGCGCCTGCGCTGTACTTGCCCAATTACAAAGTTCAGCGTTTTCCCTACGACGGTTACGTGAGTTTGGTGCACGGCTGGAACGATGAGATTGTGCCAATTGAGAACAGCCTTAAGTACGCTCGTCATCAAAAAGCGCAGCTTTTGTTACTTAACGACGGTCACCGTTTAGCAAATAGTAAGTCGGTAATTTCGCCGTTTTTCAGAAACTGGTTGGAAAAGTTTCGCTACTAA
- a CDS encoding efflux RND transporter periplasmic adaptor subunit: protein MSRIFYVTAALITLLGVIGCSNEGEQAQQGAQQGKPAPSVSVVTLEKQPVVHEMVLPGRVSPSRQSQVRPQVDGVITERLFEEGAYVEKGQQLYQIDEARYLAQLNSAKADLKSVEANLKTLEAKARRYDDLVAQNAVSKQEYDDVIAQKDQAQAAISVAEAAVDVAKVNMGYTKVYAPISGRISRSFVTEGTLVTTNQAQQLATITQLDPVFIDMQESGSSIITLRQSMRKQGSMDVELTVDEVTGKRYEQTGSVKFSEVTVDESTGSVTLRAEMPNPEGVLLPGLFVKGHVITGRENALLIPQRATTRQPDGSLSVYVVNKNNEVEGRTLEIGKIYRDQYVVLNGVSEGEKVIVTGYQKVKPGAKVNPSEWQPSSRGSR, encoded by the coding sequence ATGAGTCGCATTTTTTATGTTACTGCAGCATTAATAACCCTGTTGGGCGTTATTGGGTGTTCGAACGAAGGTGAGCAAGCGCAGCAAGGTGCTCAGCAAGGTAAGCCTGCACCTTCCGTATCGGTAGTTACGCTGGAAAAACAACCTGTAGTACATGAAATGGTGTTGCCGGGCAGAGTTAGCCCGTCTCGTCAGTCTCAGGTGCGTCCCCAGGTAGATGGTGTTATTACCGAGCGCCTATTTGAAGAAGGCGCTTATGTAGAAAAAGGTCAGCAGCTTTATCAAATTGACGAGGCACGCTACCTGGCGCAGCTAAATAGTGCTAAGGCTGATTTAAAAAGCGTAGAGGCAAACCTTAAAACACTGGAAGCGAAAGCTCGCCGTTACGACGACCTTGTGGCGCAAAATGCGGTAAGTAAGCAGGAATACGACGACGTTATTGCCCAAAAAGACCAGGCGCAGGCCGCCATTAGTGTGGCTGAAGCCGCAGTTGATGTGGCTAAAGTAAATATGGGCTATACCAAGGTATACGCGCCGATAAGCGGGCGTATTAGCCGTTCGTTTGTAACCGAAGGTACCCTTGTCACTACCAATCAGGCACAGCAGCTTGCCACCATAACCCAGTTAGATCCTGTTTTTATTGATATGCAAGAATCAGGGTCGTCAATTATCACATTGCGCCAATCAATGCGTAAGCAAGGCTCTATGGACGTAGAGTTGACGGTCGATGAAGTGACCGGTAAGCGCTATGAACAAACCGGAAGCGTAAAATTTTCTGAAGTCACCGTTGATGAGAGCACGGGCTCAGTAACCCTTCGCGCAGAAATGCCAAACCCTGAAGGCGTGTTACTGCCAGGGTTATTTGTAAAAGGCCACGTTATCACTGGCCGTGAAAACGCGCTATTAATCCCTCAGCGTGCCACCACTCGCCAGCCTGACGGCTCGTTGTCTGTGTATGTTGTTAACAAGAACAATGAAGTTGAAGGTCGAACCTTAGAAATTGGCAAAATTTACCGCGATCAGTATGTGGTTTTAAACGGCGTGAGTGAGGGCGAGAAGGTCATTGTAACTGGGTATCAGAAGGTTAAACCTGGTGCAAAAGTTAACCCGTCTGAATGGCAACCGTCATCACGTGGCTCACGATAG
- a CDS encoding efflux RND transporter permease subunit — MARFFIDRPVFAWVLAIITMMAGVLAITSLPIEQYPKVAPPSVTISASYPGASAETVENSVTQVIEQSLTGIDNLRYFSASSSNSSLSITLTFEPGTDPDIAQVQTQNKVQGALPLLPTQVQQQGVTVTKANSAFALAVGFYSEDDSMTQYDLSDMLVSSFQDPISRVNGVGNVRVFGAQRSMRIWLDPDKLYSYNLTPTDVQAAVQVQNTDVSAGQLGGLPAIENQQINATIQAQSRLQTVEDFENIVLRVNTDGSQVRVRDVARVELGAQSYDVIVRYDRRPASGMAISLASGANALDTIKAVKARVEELRSNLPDSVKVVYPVDSSPFIELSIESVVHTLIEAVVLVFLVMLLFLQNWRATLIPTIAVPVVLLGTFAVLLAFGFSINVLTMFAMVLAIGLLVDDAIVVVENVERIMEEEGLSPAEATKKSMSQITGALVGIAAVLSTVFIPMAFFSGSAGAIYRQFSVTIVSAMAFSVLVAIVLSPSLCATLLKQHSEDHDKNKGFFGWFNRTFNKGRDRYQRTTTHMAKRFKRYFVVYGLLVGGMAFIFSQLPGAFLPDEDQGRMMVLVSTPPGATAGRTLESIKQVEDYILEQESDAVNGMFAVVGFSFAGQAQNAGMAFLNFNDWSVRDESDSAFAVTQRAFGAFSQIQDASAFPIVPPPIMELGNATGFDMQLVDRGGNGHEALMNARNQLLGMAAQNPKLAGVRPNGLSDVPQFKINIDSEKASALGLNLSEINNALQIAWGSSYVNDFIDKGRIKRVYMQADLPHRMTPEDLDKWFVRNSDGEMVAFSTFSTTEWVYGSPKLERFNGISSVNIQGSAAPGVSSGEAMAEMQKLVGQLPPGFAVEWSGLSYEEQEAGSQAPMLYALSILIVFLCLAALYESWSVPFAVMLVVPLGILGSVTAAFIFNLPNDVYLQVAFLTTVGLAAKNAILIVEFAKEQYENGEDLMTAVSNAASQRFRPILMTSMAFILGVTPLALASGAGAASQNAIGIAVMGGMFAATFLAIFFVPMFYVMVEKLFHKEDKQ, encoded by the coding sequence ATGGCTCGTTTTTTTATAGACAGGCCCGTGTTTGCATGGGTGCTCGCAATTATCACTATGATGGCTGGTGTACTTGCCATTACTTCACTGCCAATTGAGCAATATCCCAAGGTGGCTCCCCCTTCGGTGACCATTTCGGCAAGCTATCCTGGAGCGTCGGCAGAAACCGTTGAAAACTCGGTAACGCAGGTTATCGAACAAAGCCTAACGGGTATCGACAATTTGCGTTATTTCTCGGCAAGTAGCTCGAACAGCAGCCTGTCGATAACGTTAACATTCGAACCCGGTACCGACCCTGATATTGCGCAAGTTCAAACGCAAAACAAGGTGCAAGGCGCTTTGCCGCTGTTGCCAACCCAAGTGCAGCAGCAAGGGGTAACAGTAACTAAGGCGAACAGTGCTTTTGCACTGGCGGTGGGTTTTTATTCTGAAGACGACAGCATGACGCAGTATGATCTGAGCGACATGTTAGTGTCGAGTTTCCAAGACCCAATATCCCGTGTAAACGGGGTAGGTAATGTGCGGGTTTTTGGTGCGCAGCGTTCTATGCGTATTTGGTTAGACCCAGATAAACTGTATAGCTACAACCTGACTCCCACGGATGTTCAGGCAGCGGTGCAGGTTCAAAACACCGATGTGTCAGCAGGGCAATTAGGTGGTTTACCGGCTATTGAAAATCAGCAAATAAATGCGACTATTCAAGCGCAAAGCCGCCTACAGACCGTAGAAGATTTTGAGAACATCGTACTTCGCGTAAATACCGATGGTTCGCAAGTGCGAGTACGAGATGTGGCGCGGGTAGAGCTTGGTGCACAAAGTTACGATGTTATTGTTCGCTACGATAGAAGGCCTGCTTCTGGCATGGCCATCAGCTTAGCGTCGGGGGCTAATGCCCTAGACACGATAAAAGCCGTAAAAGCCCGGGTTGAAGAGTTACGTTCAAACCTACCTGATAGCGTAAAAGTGGTTTATCCGGTCGATAGCTCACCTTTTATCGAGCTATCTATTGAGTCGGTGGTACATACCTTAATTGAAGCCGTAGTGTTGGTATTTTTGGTGATGCTACTTTTCCTTCAAAACTGGCGTGCCACTCTTATTCCTACTATTGCGGTACCGGTTGTTTTACTGGGTACATTTGCGGTGCTACTGGCCTTTGGTTTTAGTATTAATGTACTGACCATGTTTGCCATGGTGCTTGCCATCGGGCTGTTAGTGGACGACGCCATCGTAGTTGTAGAAAACGTTGAGCGTATTATGGAAGAGGAAGGCCTTTCGCCTGCCGAAGCCACTAAAAAGTCGATGTCGCAGATTACGGGGGCGTTGGTAGGTATTGCAGCCGTTCTTTCAACCGTATTCATTCCCATGGCGTTCTTTAGCGGTTCTGCCGGGGCGATTTACCGCCAGTTCTCTGTGACTATCGTGTCGGCGATGGCGTTTTCAGTATTAGTTGCCATTGTGCTTTCCCCTTCGTTGTGTGCCACGTTGTTAAAACAGCATTCCGAAGATCATGACAAGAACAAAGGCTTCTTTGGCTGGTTTAACCGCACCTTTAACAAGGGGCGTGACCGCTATCAAAGAACCACCACTCACATGGCGAAACGATTTAAGCGCTATTTCGTGGTGTACGGGTTATTAGTGGGCGGCATGGCGTTTATATTTAGCCAGCTTCCAGGTGCGTTCCTTCCCGATGAAGACCAAGGGCGAATGATGGTGCTCGTCAGTACACCGCCAGGGGCAACAGCAGGACGAACGCTAGAGTCAATTAAACAGGTTGAAGACTACATTCTTGAGCAGGAAAGCGACGCAGTTAACGGTATGTTTGCGGTAGTGGGCTTTAGCTTTGCAGGTCAAGCACAAAATGCCGGCATGGCGTTCTTAAACTTTAACGATTGGAGTGTGCGAGACGAGAGTGATTCTGCATTCGCGGTTACGCAGCGCGCGTTTGGTGCCTTTAGCCAAATTCAAGATGCCTCGGCGTTTCCCATAGTACCGCCACCTATCATGGAGTTAGGCAACGCGACAGGCTTCGATATGCAGCTGGTGGATCGCGGTGGAAACGGTCATGAAGCCTTAATGAATGCCCGTAATCAGCTATTGGGTATGGCTGCGCAGAATCCGAAACTTGCAGGTGTGCGCCCCAATGGCTTAAGTGATGTTCCTCAGTTTAAGATTAATATCGACAGTGAGAAAGCATCGGCACTCGGCTTGAATTTAAGTGAGATTAATAACGCGCTTCAAATTGCCTGGGGCTCAAGCTACGTCAACGACTTTATCGATAAGGGGCGTATTAAGCGCGTATATATGCAGGCTGATTTGCCGCATCGTATGACCCCTGAAGACTTAGATAAGTGGTTTGTGCGCAACAGCGACGGCGAAATGGTGGCATTTAGCACCTTCTCTACGACAGAGTGGGTGTATGGCTCACCTAAGCTGGAGCGCTTTAACGGTATTTCATCGGTGAACATTCAAGGTAGTGCAGCACCTGGCGTGTCCTCTGGTGAAGCGATGGCTGAAATGCAAAAGCTGGTTGGTCAGCTACCGCCAGGGTTTGCGGTTGAATGGTCGGGCTTATCTTACGAGGAACAGGAAGCAGGCTCTCAAGCCCCCATGCTGTATGCGCTTTCTATTTTGATCGTGTTCTTGTGCTTAGCCGCCCTGTACGAAAGCTGGTCGGTGCCTTTTGCCGTCATGCTGGTTGTTCCCTTGGGTATTCTAGGCTCGGTAACCGCCGCGTTCATCTTTAACTTGCCAAATGATGTTTACCTGCAGGTAGCCTTTTTAACAACGGTGGGTTTGGCTGCGAAGAACGCGATTCTTATTGTTGAATTTGCAAAAGAGCAGTACGAAAACGGTGAAGATTTAATGACGGCCGTATCTAACGCGGCCTCCCAACGTTTTCGCCCAATTCTTATGACGTCTATGGCATTTATCCTTGGGGTAACGCCGCTAGCGCTGGCAAGTGGAGCGGGAGCAGCAAGTCAGAACGCTATCGGCATTGCGGTGATGGGCGGCATGTTTGCGGCGACATTCTTGGCTATTTTCTTTGTGCCCATGTTCTACGTGATGGTAGAAAAACTGTTCCATAAAGAAGACAAGCAATAA
- a CDS encoding DNA-J related domain-containing protein translates to MQSETVDEAIYVQQAELLVDLLSTFKPFFIKGISEYALIELLKKAPYQFFDEDALRDPLILFKTHFVLFHALYQLKRDWRERNEGELDIHALNISLKPIDKSDAEQNDGAKLRGKVITEPDKLAEYYLDWSNFEKTDRDSVETLLNGFWQRMAGLRTANYQQSDIDNAHDLLGVNEADGVSRMSLKRAYKKTLQRVHPDKGGNGQQAQKVIQAYQMLCAYYSLNSAK, encoded by the coding sequence TTGCAAAGTGAGACAGTCGATGAAGCTATTTACGTACAACAAGCTGAGTTGTTGGTTGACCTTCTCTCTACCTTCAAGCCTTTTTTTATAAAGGGTATTAGCGAATACGCGCTTATCGAGCTGTTGAAAAAAGCCCCCTATCAGTTTTTCGATGAAGACGCGCTGCGTGACCCACTTATTCTCTTTAAAACCCATTTCGTTTTGTTTCACGCGCTTTATCAATTGAAACGCGATTGGCGCGAGCGAAATGAAGGCGAGTTAGATATTCATGCGCTTAATATTTCGTTAAAGCCCATTGATAAATCAGACGCTGAGCAAAACGACGGGGCCAAATTAAGAGGCAAAGTAATAACGGAACCAGATAAGCTGGCTGAATACTACTTGGATTGGTCTAACTTCGAGAAGACCGACCGCGATAGCGTTGAAACATTATTAAACGGGTTTTGGCAGCGCATGGCAGGGTTGCGAACCGCCAACTATCAGCAAAGTGATATTGATAATGCCCACGACTTACTGGGGGTAAATGAGGCGGATGGCGTATCGCGCATGTCATTAAAGCGCGCCTACAAAAAAACGCTTCAGCGCGTGCATCCTGATAAAGGGGGTAATGGGCAACAGGCGCAAAAGGTTATTCAGGCATATCAGATGCTATGTGCGTACTATTCGCTAAATTCGGCAAAATAG
- a CDS encoding bifunctional acetyl-CoA hydrolase/transferase family protein/GNAT family N-acetyltransferase — translation MTCSLPQAPQWSSLIKSGCRVFVGGNASVPHALVQHLIDNSEGFSDIELVHMLALGDTRWVKEEYKNLFKANTFFIGGDTMRKAVDEGRADYTPVFLSEISSLFSDGTLALDAALVNVSPPDEFGYCSLGPAVDIAMSAIRQSKKVIAQINPQVPRTSGHSYIHISEITACIEAEEPLVEVSPPPIDSVAERIGQYVAMLVDDGATLQFGIGKIPSATLKYLCNHKDLGIHSEMLTDSIIELLESGAITNKKKTFHPGKIVTSFAIGTRKLYDLIDSNPHIEFYPSSYVNKPTNIAKNDNMVAINSALEVDLTGQVVADSLGYDFYSGIGGQVDFVTGASISKGGKAIIALPSTAKNETISRITPRISEGAGVVTSRGNVQYVVTEYGIASLKGKSIRERALELIRVAHPKFRAALLEEVRQHYWVPHYQEKYPTDIPELGAIQLKKLNIQGETFYMRPLNPADERRLQEFFYSHTKETLRLRYNYDPKQMSREKSCNLVSVDQSADAALCIVRQEGSRITIHAVGRFYYNPDDNTCEAAFVTRETQQGKGMASRLLNELINVAKVRGIAKMMAYVRGDNSPMIAIFEQAQFKRKFTGDPSDIELVLDVASLT, via the coding sequence ATGACATGTAGTTTACCTCAAGCGCCACAGTGGTCTTCTTTAATTAAATCTGGTTGCCGTGTCTTTGTTGGCGGGAACGCGTCAGTACCTCACGCACTCGTGCAGCACCTTATTGATAACAGCGAAGGTTTTAGTGATATAGAGCTTGTGCACATGCTGGCATTAGGCGACACCCGCTGGGTGAAAGAAGAGTACAAAAATTTATTTAAAGCGAACACCTTCTTTATTGGTGGTGATACGATGCGCAAGGCCGTAGATGAAGGGCGCGCAGATTATACGCCGGTTTTCCTGTCTGAAATTTCAAGTTTGTTCAGCGATGGTACCCTTGCCCTTGATGCAGCGCTAGTGAACGTAAGCCCCCCTGATGAATTTGGCTATTGCTCGTTGGGGCCTGCGGTAGATATCGCTATGTCGGCCATTAGGCAAAGTAAAAAAGTCATCGCCCAAATTAACCCGCAAGTGCCTAGAACATCTGGGCACTCCTATATTCACATTAGTGAAATTACCGCCTGTATCGAGGCAGAAGAGCCACTGGTTGAGGTGTCGCCGCCGCCAATAGATTCGGTCGCTGAACGGATAGGGCAGTATGTTGCTATGCTTGTTGACGACGGGGCGACGTTGCAATTTGGTATTGGCAAAATTCCCAGCGCCACCTTAAAGTATTTGTGTAATCACAAAGACCTGGGTATTCACAGCGAAATGCTGACCGACAGCATTATCGAACTGTTGGAGTCGGGCGCAATTACGAATAAAAAGAAGACCTTTCACCCGGGTAAGATCGTCACGAGCTTTGCTATTGGCACGCGTAAACTTTACGACCTAATTGATAGTAACCCTCATATTGAATTTTACCCAAGCAGCTATGTGAATAAGCCTACTAACATAGCCAAAAACGATAATATGGTGGCGATAAACAGCGCATTAGAAGTGGATTTAACCGGGCAAGTGGTGGCCGACTCTCTAGGGTATGACTTTTACAGCGGCATTGGCGGGCAGGTAGACTTTGTCACTGGCGCGTCTATCAGCAAGGGCGGAAAGGCGATCATCGCGCTGCCGTCTACGGCAAAAAATGAAACCATTTCTCGGATAACTCCGCGTATCAGTGAAGGTGCAGGCGTAGTAACGTCCAGGGGCAACGTGCAGTATGTGGTAACGGAGTACGGCATTGCGTCGCTTAAAGGCAAAAGCATTCGTGAGCGTGCATTAGAGCTTATTCGTGTTGCTCACCCTAAATTTCGCGCAGCCTTGCTAGAAGAAGTTCGTCAGCATTATTGGGTGCCTCATTACCAAGAAAAGTACCCTACCGATATACCCGAATTAGGTGCTATACAGCTTAAAAAGCTCAACATACAAGGCGAAACCTTCTATATGCGGCCCTTGAACCCCGCTGATGAGCGGCGTCTTCAAGAGTTTTTCTATTCCCATACCAAAGAAACGCTGAGGCTGCGTTATAACTACGACCCTAAACAAATGTCTCGTGAAAAGTCATGCAATTTGGTGTCGGTGGATCAAAGCGCTGATGCTGCCTTATGCATTGTAAGGCAAGAAGGCTCTCGCATTACCATTCATGCGGTGGGACGTTTTTACTATAACCCTGATGACAATACCTGTGAGGCGGCGTTTGTAACCAGGGAAACCCAGCAGGGCAAAGGGATGGCAAGTCGGCTTTTAAACGAGCTTATCAACGTTGCCAAGGTACGGGGCATTGCAAAAATGATGGCCTATGTACGCGGTGATAACAGTCCGATGATAGCCATATTTGAACAGGCCCAATTCAAAAGAAAATTTACTGGCGACCCCAGTGACATAGAATTAGTACTCGATGTGGCTTCACTGACATGA